A genomic segment from Stappia indica encodes:
- a CDS encoding EAL domain-containing protein — MTRRADFRFNRFVLGLFAVALLTTSAVLFAISYVGSLSIADQELKRFARKEATLARLVFDQTFSRLDTYLRALSENSALRRAVWSRDEGLVLQILSDAARQPIGAQFELLRIDQPDAPNWVDAGASLYDLDQILTPALRSRMPVGQWHLFTGGEASGNTAPVLLAALSIPLVDDIDGRVVGQLTGGYVFNDSKYLLDDLAKALDTESLALFLDERVISASGELRDAVRSGRAPLKQLGQVDHVLADDRLLIRSLLEEAPASRPLYLVSDRPGETIDNIDATYQTLFTPFLLYVLAGSVLGAYILHRFTSPALERLVKYAARIRQDTSDLTYRPGKIREFNAVGVALQEAFRDLKESDAQFRALIDESLQGVCIHSNQRVLYINDALLQLLGRESEDRHNVIGLPVLDLFAPEEHERMKSYARARTSGASAPDVYEARALSRTGERVWVEVYLRQTRWNGAGAYHVTITDISERKRQEELIVRQANFDGLTGLPNRTLFRDRLVQAMSRAQWDGNIVALLFLDLDRFKNINDSLGHSIGDQLIKETAVRIGAVLDDHDTVARLGGDEFAVILSNVRSVMDVEMTAARLLAHLARPLVLGDGVEVFATTSIGITVFPSDGRDDELLLRQADTAMYHAKAEGGNKLRFFSAHMNEQVARALETESALRKALERRQFTLNYQPVIDIAHNRIAGCEALVRWTDPERGPIPPADFIPIAETTGLIVPLGAFVLEEACLFYRRCSEQGLDLPGISVNVSPRQCRDENFVELVRETVERTGMPPERLHLEITESVMFDETGSDPVETLNAIRRLGIRLSLDDFGTGFSSLSNLKRFPIDVLKIDRSFIRDLETDRDDRALVEAIVAMASSLGITVVAEGVETEGQCALLDRLGCTRIQGFYLGRPMPDDRFREYLEAHDGSSRPRRTATN, encoded by the coding sequence ATGACACGCAGGGCCGACTTCCGCTTCAACCGCTTCGTGCTCGGCCTGTTTGCAGTCGCGCTGCTGACGACGTCGGCCGTGCTTTTCGCAATCAGCTATGTCGGCAGCCTGTCCATCGCAGATCAGGAGCTGAAGCGCTTCGCCCGCAAGGAGGCGACGCTTGCCCGCCTCGTCTTCGACCAGACGTTCAGCCGGCTCGACACCTATCTGCGGGCACTGTCCGAGAATTCCGCACTCAGGCGTGCCGTCTGGTCCCGCGACGAAGGGCTCGTTCTGCAGATCCTGTCCGATGCCGCCCGTCAGCCGATCGGGGCGCAGTTCGAGCTTCTCAGGATCGACCAGCCCGACGCGCCGAACTGGGTGGATGCCGGCGCCTCGCTCTACGATCTCGACCAGATCCTCACCCCGGCCCTGCGTTCGCGCATGCCGGTCGGTCAGTGGCATCTGTTCACCGGCGGGGAGGCCAGCGGCAATACCGCGCCCGTGCTGCTTGCAGCCCTCTCCATTCCGCTGGTGGACGACATCGACGGCCGCGTGGTCGGCCAGTTGACCGGCGGCTACGTCTTCAACGACAGCAAGTACCTCCTGGACGATCTGGCCAAGGCTCTCGACACGGAAAGTCTCGCATTGTTTCTCGACGAGCGGGTGATCTCGGCCAGCGGCGAATTGCGGGATGCCGTACGCAGCGGCCGCGCGCCCCTGAAGCAACTCGGCCAGGTCGACCATGTCCTTGCAGACGACCGGTTGCTGATCCGCTCCCTGCTGGAGGAGGCCCCGGCCAGCCGGCCGCTCTACCTGGTCAGCGATCGGCCGGGCGAGACCATCGACAATATCGATGCGACCTATCAGACGCTGTTCACGCCGTTCCTGCTCTATGTTCTGGCCGGCTCCGTGCTCGGCGCCTACATCCTGCACCGCTTTACCAGCCCGGCGCTGGAGCGCCTCGTCAAGTATGCCGCGCGGATCCGTCAGGACACGTCCGACCTGACCTACAGACCTGGCAAGATCCGCGAGTTCAACGCCGTCGGTGTCGCGTTGCAGGAAGCGTTTCGCGACCTCAAGGAGTCGGATGCGCAGTTCCGGGCACTCATCGACGAGTCCCTGCAGGGCGTGTGCATCCACTCCAACCAGCGGGTTCTCTACATCAACGATGCGCTGCTGCAGCTGCTCGGCCGCGAGAGCGAGGATCGGCACAATGTGATCGGCTTGCCGGTGCTGGACCTGTTCGCGCCGGAAGAGCACGAACGCATGAAATCCTATGCACGGGCCCGCACCTCCGGGGCTTCCGCACCAGACGTCTACGAGGCGCGGGCCCTGTCGCGAACCGGAGAGCGGGTCTGGGTGGAAGTGTACCTGCGTCAGACCCGCTGGAACGGCGCCGGTGCCTATCACGTCACCATCACCGACATTTCCGAGCGCAAGCGCCAGGAAGAGCTGATCGTCCGCCAAGCCAATTTCGACGGACTGACCGGCCTGCCGAACCGCACCCTGTTCCGTGACCGCCTCGTCCAAGCGATGTCGCGGGCGCAGTGGGACGGCAACATCGTCGCCCTGCTGTTCCTCGACCTCGACCGGTTCAAGAACATCAACGACAGTCTCGGGCACAGCATCGGCGACCAGTTGATCAAGGAGACGGCGGTCCGCATCGGCGCGGTCCTCGACGATCACGATACGGTAGCGCGTCTGGGCGGCGACGAATTCGCCGTCATTCTCAGCAATGTCCGCAGCGTGATGGACGTGGAGATGACGGCAGCCCGCCTGCTCGCCCACCTGGCCCGCCCGCTGGTCCTTGGCGACGGCGTCGAGGTGTTTGCGACCACCAGCATCGGCATCACCGTGTTTCCCAGCGACGGGCGCGATGACGAACTCCTTCTGCGCCAGGCCGATACGGCGATGTATCACGCCAAGGCGGAAGGAGGTAACAAGCTGCGCTTCTTCTCCGCCCACATGAACGAACAGGTGGCGCGGGCGCTGGAAACTGAAAGCGCCCTGCGCAAGGCGCTGGAACGACGCCAGTTCACCTTGAACTATCAGCCGGTGATCGATATCGCACACAACCGGATCGCCGGCTGCGAGGCCCTGGTCCGCTGGACCGATCCCGAGCGCGGGCCTATCCCGCCGGCCGACTTCATTCCCATCGCCGAGACCACGGGACTGATCGTGCCGCTGGGCGCCTTCGTTCTGGAGGAGGCCTGCCTGTTCTATCGACGCTGCAGCGAACAGGGGCTCGACCTGCCAGGCATCAGCGTCAACGTCTCGCCGCGCCAGTGCCGCGACGAGAATTTCGTCGAGCTCGTCCGCGAGACGGTCGAGCGTACCGGCATGCCGCCGGAGCGGCTGCATCTGGAGATTACCGAGAGCGTCATGTTCGACGAGACCGGCAGCGACCCTGTCGAGACGCTCAACGCGATCCGCCGGCTCGGCATCCGCCTGTCGCTCGACGATTTCGGCACGGGATTTTCCTCGCTGAGCAACCTGAAGCGGTTTCCCATCGATGTCCTGAAGATCGACCGTTCGTTCATCCGCGACCTGGAGACCGACCGGGACGACCGCGCGCTGGTCGAGGCGATCGTGGCGATGGCCTCCAGCCTCGGCATCACCGTCGTCGCCGAGGGTGTGGAGACCGAAGGCCAGTGCGCGCTGCTCGACCGGCTCGGCTGCACCCGCATCCAGGGCTTCTATCTCGGCCGGCCGATGCCGGACGACCGGTTCCGCGAATATCTCGAGGCCCATGACGGCTCGTCGCGGCCGCGGCGCACCGCCACCAACTGA
- a CDS encoding autoinducer 2-binding periplasmic protein LuxP — MRLLFPVLLLLFLAMLPPGIARSDFGRNSLAEFWELPDFFKEFPEQRELSARFTQRVQGDAVPASAPLGKARIAVVYPAIQASDYWRRSIVALERRLDELGIRYEVTSQFTLPGQEIREQTRQIVEVLKSDPDYLIFTLDALRHKVLVERLIARGRPKVILQNITTPLRAWGRDQPFLYVGFDHATGARLLADHVLETRPQPESFAIFYGLKGYVSHARGEPFRLAMAEQPGKRLVASYYVGFDREKAREAAAELLQRHPDLGFIYSCSTDIALGVADAIEAAGLTGRVATNGWGGGSAELDYLIGGRLEATAMRINDDNGVAMAEAISLDRQDRTEEVPLVFSGSFALVSSEDAPQRIEELKRRAFRYSQ, encoded by the coding sequence ATGCGACTGCTCTTTCCGGTTCTCCTCCTTCTCTTCTTGGCGATGCTCCCGCCCGGTATCGCCAGATCCGACTTCGGCCGCAACTCTCTCGCCGAATTCTGGGAACTTCCCGATTTTTTTAAGGAATTCCCTGAGCAGCGCGAACTGAGCGCACGGTTCACCCAGCGGGTGCAGGGTGATGCGGTCCCCGCCAGCGCCCCGCTCGGCAAGGCGCGCATCGCCGTCGTCTATCCCGCCATCCAGGCCTCTGACTACTGGCGGCGCAGCATCGTGGCGCTGGAGCGCCGGCTGGACGAGCTCGGCATCCGCTACGAGGTGACGTCCCAGTTCACACTGCCGGGTCAGGAAATCCGCGAACAGACCCGGCAGATCGTCGAGGTGCTGAAGTCCGATCCCGACTATCTGATCTTCACGCTGGACGCCCTGCGCCACAAGGTTCTCGTGGAGCGCCTCATTGCCCGCGGCCGCCCGAAGGTCATCCTTCAGAACATCACCACGCCGCTGCGCGCCTGGGGCCGGGACCAGCCGTTCCTCTATGTCGGCTTCGACCATGCCACCGGTGCGCGCCTGCTGGCTGATCATGTCCTGGAAACGCGGCCGCAGCCGGAGTCCTTCGCCATCTTCTACGGCCTGAAGGGCTATGTCAGCCACGCCCGCGGCGAACCGTTCCGGCTTGCCATGGCGGAGCAGCCGGGGAAACGACTGGTCGCGTCCTATTATGTCGGCTTCGATCGGGAGAAGGCCCGCGAGGCGGCCGCTGAGCTGCTGCAGCGACATCCGGACCTCGGTTTCATCTATTCCTGCTCCACTGACATCGCGCTCGGCGTTGCCGATGCCATAGAAGCCGCGGGCCTGACGGGGAGGGTCGCCACCAACGGCTGGGGCGGCGGCAGTGCGGAACTCGACTATCTGATCGGGGGCCGTCTCGAGGCGACGGCCATGCGCATCAACGACGACAACGGCGTGGCGATGGCCGAGGCGATCTCGCTCGACCGTCAGGATCGCACGGAGGAGGTTCCCCTCGTCTTCTCCGGATCGTTCGCCCTCGTGTCGTCGGAAGACGCGCCGCAGCGTATCGAAGAGCTGAAACGGAGGGCGTTCCGCTACTCGCAATGA
- the dapB gene encoding 4-hydroxy-tetrahydrodipicolinate reductase: MRLTVVGAAGRMGGALIRAISQMDGVRLSAAVERADSPAIGQDCGVLAGLPASGITVTDDALAAFAATDGVLDFTAPAASRHFAELAAQARIVHVIGTTGLGDEDLSAIHPAARHARIVQSGNMSLGVNLLAALVRRAAAALDEDFDIEVLEMHHRHKVDAPSGTAYLLGEAAAKGRGLDLAERSVRSRDGFTGERPRGDIGFATLRGGTVIGDHSVVFAGPLETITLSHHAQDRQIFARGAVKAALWARDRKPGFYTMEDVLGLRD; encoded by the coding sequence ATGCGCCTGACGGTGGTAGGGGCTGCCGGTCGCATGGGCGGAGCGCTGATCCGCGCGATTTCGCAGATGGATGGTGTCCGGTTGTCGGCCGCGGTCGAGCGGGCCGATTCCCCCGCGATCGGGCAGGATTGCGGCGTGCTGGCTGGCCTGCCGGCGAGCGGCATCACCGTAACGGACGACGCGCTCGCAGCCTTTGCGGCAACGGACGGGGTTCTCGATTTCACGGCGCCTGCCGCCTCGCGGCATTTTGCCGAGCTGGCCGCGCAGGCGCGGATCGTCCATGTGATCGGCACGACCGGCCTCGGCGACGAAGATCTTTCCGCGATCCACCCGGCCGCCCGGCACGCCCGCATCGTCCAGTCGGGCAACATGAGCCTTGGCGTCAACCTGCTGGCGGCGCTCGTCCGCCGCGCAGCCGCGGCCCTGGACGAGGATTTCGACATCGAAGTGCTCGAGATGCATCATCGTCACAAAGTCGACGCGCCGTCCGGCACCGCCTATCTCCTGGGCGAAGCTGCGGCGAAAGGCCGAGGCCTCGATCTCGCCGAGCGCAGCGTGCGCAGCCGCGACGGGTTCACCGGCGAGCGTCCGCGCGGCGACATCGGTTTCGCAACCTTGCGCGGCGGTACGGTCATCGGCGATCACAGCGTCGTCTTCGCCGGACCGCTCGAGACGATCACCCTTTCTCACCACGCCCAGGACCGGCAGATCTTTGCCCGGGGCGCGGTGAAGGCGGCCCTGTGGGCCCGCGACAGGAAGCCCGGCTTCTACACGATGGAGGATGTGCTCGGTCTGCGCGACTGA
- a CDS encoding 2,3-bisphosphoglycerate-dependent phosphoglycerate mutase — protein MEHLLVLVRHGQSEWNLKNLFTGWKDPGLTEKGIAEARAAGGKLRDLKLAFDIAFTSDLSRAQNTLKLILEELGQEDLETVRDQALNERDYGDLTGMNKDEAREKFGEEQVHVWRRSFDVPPPGGESLKMTAERVLPYYRSEILPQVIAGKRVIVAAHGNSLRALVMELEGLSPDEILKRELATGAPIVYRLTDEGKVASVQDLSD, from the coding sequence ATGGAACATCTTCTTGTGCTCGTGCGCCACGGGCAGAGCGAATGGAACCTGAAGAACCTTTTCACCGGCTGGAAGGACCCCGGCCTGACAGAGAAGGGGATCGCCGAGGCGCGCGCTGCCGGCGGCAAGCTGCGCGACCTGAAGCTCGCCTTCGACATCGCCTTCACATCCGATCTCAGTCGTGCCCAGAACACCCTCAAGCTGATCCTGGAGGAACTGGGTCAGGAGGACCTGGAGACGGTGCGCGATCAGGCTCTTAACGAGCGCGACTACGGCGACCTCACGGGGATGAACAAGGACGAGGCGCGCGAGAAGTTCGGCGAGGAGCAGGTGCATGTGTGGCGCCGCTCCTTCGACGTTCCCCCTCCCGGCGGCGAAAGCCTCAAGATGACCGCCGAGCGCGTGCTGCCCTATTACCGGTCCGAGATTCTGCCGCAGGTGATTGCCGGCAAGCGGGTGATCGTCGCCGCCCACGGCAACTCGTTGCGGGCGCTGGTGATGGAGCTGGAAGGCCTGTCGCCCGATGAGATCCTCAAGCGCGAGTTGGCGACCGGCGCGCCGATCGTCTACCGGCTGACGGACGAGGGCAAGGTCGCCTCCGTCCAGGATCTCTCCGACTGA
- a CDS encoding adenosine kinase, whose protein sequence is MTSQRFDTLCIGNAICDVFAHVEEDFLVHEKLVKGSMRLIDTEEAVRLYEKMGQTTRISGGSAGNTAAGVAVLGGASAYFGKVAEDELGSAFRHDMRGTGVHFETPVLVDGPPTARSMILITPDGERTMNTYLGACVELSEKDIDADTVAASAITYMEGYLWDPPAAKAAFLKAAEIAHAHGRKVSLTLSDSFCVDRYRSEFLGMMRDGTIDLLFANEHELKALYETADLDTAIAAVRGDCPTTALTLGAHGAMAISREETVRVPAAAVTDVVDLTGAGDLFASGFLLGQARSFDFTTSAELGCLCAAEVIGHVGARPERSLKQLAEQQGFGL, encoded by the coding sequence ATGACCAGCCAGCGCTTCGACACACTGTGCATCGGCAATGCCATTTGCGACGTCTTCGCCCATGTGGAGGAGGATTTCCTCGTCCACGAAAAGCTCGTGAAGGGCTCGATGCGCCTGATCGACACCGAGGAGGCCGTGCGCCTTTACGAGAAGATGGGGCAGACCACCCGTATTTCCGGCGGCAGCGCCGGAAATACGGCAGCCGGCGTTGCCGTGCTCGGCGGGGCCTCCGCCTATTTCGGCAAGGTCGCAGAAGACGAACTCGGCAGCGCCTTTCGCCATGACATGCGCGGCACCGGCGTGCATTTCGAAACGCCGGTCCTCGTCGACGGCCCACCCACGGCGCGCTCGATGATCCTGATCACGCCGGATGGCGAGCGGACCATGAACACCTATCTGGGCGCCTGCGTCGAGCTGTCCGAAAAGGACATCGATGCGGACACGGTCGCGGCCTCGGCGATCACCTATATGGAAGGCTATCTCTGGGATCCGCCCGCGGCCAAGGCGGCCTTCCTCAAGGCTGCCGAGATCGCCCATGCGCACGGCCGTAAGGTCAGCCTGACGCTTTCCGACAGTTTCTGCGTCGACCGCTACCGCTCCGAGTTCCTCGGCATGATGCGCGATGGCACGATCGACCTGCTGTTCGCCAACGAGCACGAGTTGAAGGCGCTGTACGAGACCGCCGACCTCGATACGGCGATCGCGGCCGTTCGCGGGGACTGCCCGACCACCGCGCTCACCCTCGGCGCCCATGGTGCGATGGCGATTTCGCGCGAGGAGACCGTGCGGGTTCCCGCCGCCGCGGTGACCGATGTCGTTGATCTGACCGGCGCCGGCGACCTGTTCGCCTCCGGCTTCCTGCTCGGCCAGGCCCGCAGTTTCGACTTCACCACCTCGGCCGAGCTCGGCTGCCTGTGTGCGGCGGAAGTCATCGGCCATGTCGGCGCCCGCCCGGAGCGCTCGCTGAAGCAGCTGGCGGAGCAGCAGGGCTTCGGTCTGTGA
- a CDS encoding prephenate dehydratase, with product MTNKKRIVFQGEYGANSHMACHNVYPDYEAVPCATFEDCFTALENGDADLGMIPVENSVAGRVADIHHLLPRSSLQIIGEYFLPIRFQLMGLPGARIEQLKSVQSHVMALGQCRKIIRELGLRAIVGADTAGSARQIAEAGDPSAAALAPQMAADAYGLEILRRDVEDEAHNTTRFLILSRDGVRAENNGQPVITTFIFRVRNVPAALYKALGGFATNGVNMTKLESYQLEGQFFASMFYADVEGHPEDRSVSLALEELEFFSAEFKLLGIYPASTFRDKIREPEANRALRPTPGI from the coding sequence ATGACGAACAAGAAGCGCATCGTCTTCCAGGGCGAATACGGGGCCAACTCGCACATGGCCTGCCACAATGTCTATCCCGACTATGAAGCCGTGCCCTGTGCCACCTTCGAGGATTGCTTCACCGCGCTCGAGAACGGGGACGCCGATCTCGGCATGATCCCGGTCGAGAATTCCGTTGCCGGCCGTGTTGCGGACATCCATCACCTGCTGCCCCGCTCTTCGCTGCAGATCATCGGCGAGTATTTCCTCCCCATCCGCTTCCAGCTGATGGGGCTGCCCGGCGCCAGGATCGAGCAGCTGAAGAGCGTGCAGAGCCATGTCATGGCCCTCGGACAGTGCCGCAAGATCATCCGCGAGCTCGGACTGCGTGCCATCGTCGGGGCCGATACCGCCGGCTCCGCACGCCAGATCGCCGAGGCCGGAGATCCGAGTGCAGCCGCGCTGGCGCCGCAGATGGCTGCCGATGCCTATGGGCTGGAGATCCTGCGCCGCGACGTGGAGGACGAGGCCCACAACACCACGCGGTTCCTCATCCTGTCGCGCGACGGGGTGCGTGCAGAGAACAACGGCCAGCCGGTCATCACCACGTTCATCTTCCGCGTGCGCAACGTCCCGGCGGCTCTCTACAAAGCGCTCGGCGGCTTTGCCACCAACGGCGTCAACATGACCAAGCTGGAATCCTACCAGCTCGAGGGCCAGTTCTTCGCGTCCATGTTCTACGCCGACGTCGAAGGCCATCCGGAAGACCGCAGCGTCTCGCTGGCGCTGGAGGAACTGGAGTTCTTCTCCGCCGAGTTCAAGCTGCTCGGCATCTATCCGGCCAGCACGTTCCGCGACAAGATCCGCGAGCCCGAGGCCAACCGCGCCTTGCGTCCGACGCCCGGCATCTGA
- a CDS encoding 3-deoxy-manno-octulosonate cytidylyltransferase: MTTPAPLSALVVIPARMASTRLPDKPLALIAGKPMIAHVIERGMAAEIGPVVVACDHPDIRAAVEAAGGTAVMTDPDLPSGSDRVRAAAEAVDPAREYEIVLNLQGDVPLIDPEAIRAAFDPLSDPAVDIGTIATEIRSEAGRTDPSFVKTVGTPVGERRLRALYFTRATAPTGPGPLYQHIGLYAYRRTALDRFVSLPPSPLEKRESLEQLRALEAGMRIDVGLIDSVPMDVNTPRDLEAVRAIFASRVSNPS; this comes from the coding sequence GTGACGACCCCTGCACCCCTGTCCGCCCTGGTGGTGATCCCGGCGCGGATGGCATCCACGCGCCTGCCCGACAAGCCTCTCGCGCTCATTGCCGGCAAGCCGATGATCGCGCATGTGATTGAGCGCGGCATGGCCGCCGAGATCGGTCCCGTCGTCGTTGCCTGCGATCATCCGGACATCAGGGCCGCCGTGGAAGCTGCCGGCGGAACCGCAGTGATGACCGATCCCGACCTGCCGAGCGGCTCCGACCGCGTCCGGGCCGCCGCCGAGGCGGTCGACCCGGCGCGCGAATACGAGATCGTGCTCAACCTGCAGGGCGACGTGCCCCTGATCGACCCGGAAGCGATCCGTGCCGCCTTCGATCCCCTGTCCGATCCGGCGGTCGATATCGGCACCATCGCAACGGAAATCCGCAGCGAGGCCGGCAGGACGGATCCCAGCTTCGTCAAGACGGTGGGAACGCCGGTTGGCGAACGCCGGCTGCGCGCGCTCTATTTCACGCGGGCGACCGCCCCGACCGGTCCCGGGCCGCTCTATCAGCATATCGGCCTTTACGCCTATCGGCGGACCGCGCTCGACCGTTTCGTATCCCTGCCGCCCTCGCCGCTGGAAAAGCGCGAAAGCCTCGAGCAGCTGCGGGCGCTCGAAGCCGGCATGCGCATCGATGTCGGTCTCATCGACAGCGTGCCGATGGACGTCAACACCCCCCGCGATCTCGAAGCCGTGCGGGCCATTTTCGCATCCCGCGTCTCAAACCCCAGCTGA
- a CDS encoding c-type cytochrome — protein MNSAKLNMIAGAILSVLLLTMGLGIVSEIIFHQDTPEKPGYEIVVAEADTGSAPAEEAPQVEPIAVRLQSASAEDGEKLTRACASCHDFSSANTNKVGPGLWQVVGRAPATHEGFRYSSGMQAYAQEHEAWTYENLDHFLAGPKQEVSGTSMGYAGMRKPEDRANLIAYLRTLSENPQPLPEAPAADAPAAEAPATEAPATEAPAAEAPATEAPATETPAEGTQAQ, from the coding sequence ATGAATTCTGCCAAGCTAAATATGATCGCCGGTGCGATCCTGTCCGTCCTCCTCCTCACGATGGGACTCGGCATCGTGTCGGAAATCATCTTCCACCAGGATACGCCCGAGAAGCCGGGCTACGAGATCGTCGTGGCCGAGGCGGATACCGGTTCGGCACCGGCCGAGGAAGCGCCGCAGGTCGAGCCGATCGCGGTTCGCCTCCAGAGCGCTTCGGCAGAAGACGGCGAGAAGCTGACCCGCGCCTGCGCGTCCTGCCACGACTTCTCCAGCGCCAACACCAACAAGGTTGGTCCGGGCCTGTGGCAGGTGGTCGGTCGCGCGCCGGCGACCCACGAAGGGTTCCGCTATTCGAGCGGCATGCAGGCCTATGCCCAGGAGCATGAGGCCTGGACCTACGAGAACCTCGACCACTTCCTGGCCGGCCCGAAGCAGGAAGTCTCCGGTACCTCGATGGGCTACGCCGGTATGCGCAAGCCCGAGGATCGCGCCAATCTGATCGCCTATCTGCGCACGCTGTCGGAAAATCCGCAGCCGCTGCCGGAAGCGCCCGCTGCCGATGCTCCTGCTGCCGAAGCGCCCGCGACCGAGGCTCCTGCGACGGAGGCTCCTGCTGCTGAAGCGCCTGCGACGGAGGCTCCGGCGACGGAGACTCCCGCGGAAGGCACGCAGGCTCAATAA
- a CDS encoding diguanylate cyclase domain-containing protein, whose product MTQASGGKELALIRWKHRTIAFAVVAFICVLGIALTGYISALLTENAQKRLQNETLSRLSEARARLEGTIGATLYISQGLVSFTAINSDLTQRQFRRFAEEISSLNNHVKLVALAPDNVVRYVYPLLGNLRALGLDYSKNEEQWTVVKRVMQERRTVVAGPVNLVQGGRALIARSPVLIPVEEDETSAERRYWGIASVVIDMDALFEDAGIRPEMNGYQFAIRGADGLGPAGGMVLGDPNLFDSGAVVLPVNLPNGTWQMASRPVGGWTTTSPEVRIARMVGFGVTFAIAFLSAMVVIAQQRARSMALHDALTGLPNRRLLEDRLQQLAALNERTGLGFQVFFVDLNAFKPINDTFGHAVGDMVLREVGKRLRQETRESDTIARIGGDEFVVVVPGMTHHQSTANIAERLRQAVSEPVRAGDHVIGIRASVGWAVYPDDATTIPEILELADQRMYREKLAAA is encoded by the coding sequence ATGACGCAGGCGTCCGGCGGCAAGGAATTGGCGCTGATCCGATGGAAGCATCGGACGATCGCCTTTGCCGTCGTTGCATTCATCTGCGTTCTGGGGATTGCTCTCACCGGCTACATCTCGGCGCTGCTGACGGAAAACGCCCAGAAGCGCCTGCAGAACGAAACGCTGTCCCGTCTCTCGGAGGCGAGAGCCCGGCTCGAGGGAACCATCGGCGCGACGCTCTACATTTCGCAAGGGCTCGTCAGCTTCACCGCCATCAACAGCGATCTCACCCAGCGCCAGTTCCGCCGGTTCGCGGAGGAGATCTCCTCGCTCAACAACCATGTGAAGCTCGTTGCCCTCGCTCCGGACAACGTGGTTCGCTACGTCTATCCGCTGCTCGGCAATTTGAGGGCGCTCGGTCTCGACTACAGCAAGAACGAGGAACAGTGGACGGTGGTGAAGCGGGTGATGCAGGAAAGGCGCACCGTGGTCGCCGGTCCGGTCAACCTGGTTCAGGGCGGGCGTGCGCTGATTGCGCGGTCGCCGGTGCTGATTCCCGTCGAGGAGGACGAGACCAGTGCCGAGCGCCGGTACTGGGGGATCGCCTCCGTGGTGATCGACATGGATGCGCTGTTCGAGGATGCCGGCATCCGGCCGGAGATGAACGGCTACCAGTTCGCGATCCGCGGTGCGGATGGTCTCGGACCTGCCGGAGGCATGGTTCTGGGGGATCCCAACCTGTTCGACAGCGGAGCGGTGGTGCTGCCGGTCAATCTGCCGAATGGCACGTGGCAGATGGCGAGCCGGCCGGTCGGCGGCTGGACGACAACCTCCCCGGAGGTGCGCATCGCGCGGATGGTCGGCTTCGGCGTGACATTCGCGATCGCCTTCCTTTCGGCGATGGTGGTGATCGCCCAGCAACGGGCGCGGTCCATGGCGCTGCACGATGCCCTGACCGGGCTGCCCAACCGCCGCCTTCTGGAAGACCGGCTGCAACAGCTGGCTGCCCTCAACGAGCGGACAGGCCTGGGCTTCCAGGTGTTTTTCGTCGATCTCAATGCGTTCAAGCCGATCAACGACACGTTCGGTCACGCGGTGGGCGACATGGTCCTGCGCGAGGTCGGCAAGCGGCTGCGTCAGGAGACGCGGGAATCCGACACGATCGCACGGATCGGCGGCGACGAGTTCGTGGTCGTGGTTCCGGGCATGACCCACCACCAGAGCACCGCCAATATCGCAGAGCGGCTGCGCCAGGCGGTCAGCGAGCCGGTGCGGGCGGGCGACCACGTGATCGGCATTCGAGCCAGTGTCGGCTGGGCGGTCTATCCGGACGACGCGACGACGATCCCTGAGATTCTCGAGCTCGCGGACCAGCGGATGTACCGCGAGAAACTCGCCGCCGCCTGA